In a genomic window of Helianthus annuus cultivar XRQ/B chromosome 10, HanXRQr2.0-SUNRISE, whole genome shotgun sequence:
- the LOC110885619 gene encoding E3 ubiquitin-protein ligase MBR2, translating into MQRQRNIFDIFPENMDLNQGPSYNGLDDECNSRISPNERRLLSNEISGEKSYSSWDVGESSSRPNAQNHAANNNNNNNRSTSLGTHDSRIRERQFDLSRAGSSLNLQNAGSDDIPVDVDLNLEYRDDGGPVRGISLGNNQSQSSAIVNSREPTVRESAVRYINREPNSYSQRSTQQPPSMPVPGMPRNLLPFPFIGTGNSRNGSSSSLGVNQDNSSLVTGRSNINGVNGQYRTIMNDGNVLPNLNATTDDQQISNDTPPWGPFPYLETESGGHRGHFRNFPSGPSDENVLLSGSRNQPRDRQPNLRLEVFDDEWQAFGGDLEGRHRLVSEVRQILSVLRRGQNFNAEDYLLVDPVINGVADLHDRHRDMRLDVDNMSYEELLALGESIGDVKTGLTEDVIMKSMKQRKHLSFMAITTQNFEPCCICQEEYNNGEDVGILECGHEFHTCCIKQWLTQKNLCPICKLPGLST; encoded by the exons ATGCAACGACAAAGGAATATCTTTGATATCTTCCCCGAGAACATGGATCTTAATCAAGGTCCTAGTTACAACGGTTTGGACGATGAATGCAATAGCAGAATATCTCCTAACGAAAGGCGTTTATTAAGTAACGAGATTTCTGGCGAGAAAAGTTACAGTAGCTGGGACGTAGGCGAATCAAGCTCTAGACCGAATGCACAAAACCATGCagctaataataataataataacaaccgGTCCACTTCACTTGGTACTCATGATTCCAGAATTAGAGAACGACAGTTTGATTTATCAAGAGCCGGTAGCTCATTGAATTTGCAGAACGCTGGTTCCGACGATATCCCTGTGGATGTAGATTTGAACCTCGAATATAGGGATGATGGTGGGCCTGTTAGGGGCATTTCATTAGGTAATAATCAGAGTCAATCCTCTGCTATTGTCAATTCTCGAGAACCGACTGTTCGTGAGAGCGCAGTCAGGTATATTAATCGAGAGCCAAACAGTTATAGTCAACGGTCAACTCAACAACCGCCTTCAATGCCTGTTCCCGGCATGCCAAGAAACCTACTCCCCTTTCCGTTTATTGGTACCGGCAATTCAAGAAACGGAAGTTCATCAAGTTTGGGAGTTAATCAAGATAACTCGAGCTTAGTCACTGGGAGGTCAAACATTAACGGAGTTAACGGTCAATATAGGACGATAATGAATGACGGCAATGTGCTACCTAATCTTAACGCCACAACGGATGATCAGCAAATATCAAATGATACACCTCCTTGGGGTCCGTTTCCGTACCTAGAGACCGAGTCTGGAGGTCATAGAGGACATTTTCGTAATTTCCCGTCGGGCCCTTCTGATGAAAACGTGCTTTTGTCTGGAAGTCGAAACCAGCCACGTGATCGTCAACCTAATTTACGGTTGGAGGTATTTGATGATGAATGGCAGGCTTTTGGTGGTGACCTTGAGGGAAGACATAGGCTGGTTTCCGAG GTGCGCCAGATTTTGAGCGTATTGAGAAGAGGTCAAAACTTTAATGCTGAG GATTACTTGCTCGTTGATCCGGTTATAAACGGGGTTGCCGATCTGCATGATAGGCACCGGGACATGAGGCTAGATGTTGATAACATGTCGTATGAG GAACTGTTAGCACTGGGAGAAAGCATCGGGGACGTCAAAACTGGGTTGACTGAGGATGTCATAATGAAGTCAATGAAACAAAGAAAACACCTCTCGTTCATGGCTATAACCACACAAAACTTTGAGCCATGCTGCATTTGCCAG